The Sorghum bicolor cultivar BTx623 chromosome 6, Sorghum_bicolor_NCBIv3, whole genome shotgun sequence genome contains the following window.
ATCTCATAAAGCTTCTCCGCTTTGTTGATGTGAATGCTACTGGTATACGCAAGATACTAAAGAAATTTGATAAACGCTTTGGCTACAAGTTCACTGATTATTATGTCACCACTCGTGCAAATCATCCTTATTCTCAGCTTCAGCAAGTCTTTAAGCAAGTGGTAATTTTCATGCACATTGCATTTTTAGGGATCATTGACTTTTCATTTCTTGATGTGTAAAGTAATTCACCAATACCATGCACTCCTACGGATGCAGGGAATTGTAGCTGTTGTAGGTGCATTATCGCGCAACCTTGAATATCTGCAACATCATGAAGGAAGTTTTGTATCCATCTATGATCGTCCAGCAGTTACCTTAAAGGTATTCTATTTTCACTATTCCATTCTCAGTTCAGAACTTTTGCTGACAAATTTATAAATTAAAACCTTGAAAATGCTCTTTCTGACCTCAGAACTACATCAATTATATTTCCACATGAACTAAGGTGTGATGTGATACTTTTTTTGTTAATATATTCAGGACCCTATTATCGACCAAGTAAACAATGCAGTACAGAAGCTCACGCATGCCACAAATTTTATGCAATTCTTGGGACAACACTCACTTATTGTCCAGGAAGATGCGCAAAGCGGGTCGGAGGATCTTGTTGATGATCAGAGCTACCATTTCATGTCCCTGATGCTTAATCTAGTTAACACATTCCTTTACATGGTGAATACATATATCATTGTGCCGACTGCAGATGACTATGCTGTAAGCCTTGGGGCTGCTGCAACTGTCTGTGGTGTAATTATTGGATCAATGGCAGTCGCTCAAGTGTTCTCCTCAGTCTACTTCAGTGCCTGGTCAAATAAGTCCTACTTCAAACCTCTTGTATTCAGTAGCATTATGCTGTTTCTTGGAAACCTATTATATGCATTGGCATATGATCTGAATTCACTAATAGTTCTCCTGATTGGACGACTGCTATGTGGGTATGCAATTTTCTCAATTCACTCTATCTCACTTCATTTATGTTTCACTTTTGTAAGCTAGAATTGATCTGGGTGAAAATTACTAGGATGGCAAATGCAGGTTGAGGATCCTTAAGAGGGCATATTCTAGAATATTTATATTGTTGAATACAAAACAAAATGAAAACTGTCTAGGTTACACGGAGATGAAGGATTTTAGAGCTCAAGACTGGCATTAGAATATCTGCTTTTCCATTTCCTTATAGAACTTAACTAGTTATCCCTACCTCCCTTTGGGCTAGTAATTTTCCTATATTGTTTAAGGTTCTTGATTTTCTGAAGATGCATCTGTGATCGAGCTGCCAACATGTAATGTGCAGGCTAGGCTCTGCAAGAGCAGTGAACCGTcgctatatcagtgactgtgtGCCTCTCAAGATGAGGCTACAAGCCTCCGCCGGGTTCGTTAGTGCTAGTGCTCTTGGCATGGCATGTGGCCCTGCTCTTGCTGGTTTTCTCCAGATTAAATTCAAGATATATTCGCTGACTTTTAATCAGAGCACGTTGCCTGGATGGGTCATGTGCATTGCTTGGTTTATTTACTTGTTGTGGCTGTGGCTTACATTCAAGGAGCCAGAACACTTCACTAAAACCCTGGTCAGCGAACAACCATCAGAATCTGGTAAGCTAACAATACACTGAAATGGCAACATGttttgtttgaattcatgaataTACTCAAATCAAAACCTTATTGTACAATAAGGATGTGTATGTTTACCATTGTCAGGAACTTTTCTGAGATGTTTATTTCCTTATAAAAATAGGTTGCCAAGGAAATTCTAACTTGGAGGAAGGTCTAGCTCAACCCTTGCTTGTAGGTATAGAACAAAGGCAGGAGGAGAACTCAGAAGATAATGATGATACTGAATTAGCCTCAGAAAGCTCTCATGAGCCAGCAACATCAATTGCTTCAGCATACAGATTGCTAACTCCATCTGTGAAGGTTTCCTTCCCCCTCCCTTCCCAATTATCGATTTTCCTATCTTGTTCTTGGTTCAAACATTTGAGACGCTCACAGTCTACGAAGGATCCTTTTATAAATAAAGTTAGATaaattaaggccctgtttggatcgCTATAGGTAGTAGTTATCTGCTAATAATTTTTTCTTTTGGATCCAAACAGGTATAGATACTAGACTAGCTAATTGTTAGCTTGTGCTTTAGATAACAAACTATCCCACTAGCTGAAGCAAATCAGATAACGAACTATTAGTCAGATAACTATTGAATCAAAATTCCGAACAGGgcctatatataatataatcaaATTGTATCTTTAAATGGTAATGGATAAAGACATTCCAGTTACTAGCAGGCATATCTGCATGTCATACAAGCAAACATAACTGTATTACTGTTGACACGCCATGTAAAAAAACTAGACCAACCTAGAAAATAGGCACCCAAATCCGCCTTAACGAGGACTTGAAGTCTTGAACCTAGGTGGTCTGTGTTTACATCCACACCCTTGACCAAGTGAGCCAGCTCAAATAAACTGAGCCAGATGAAAAGTTGCAGCGCATCTACCCTTTTCTTTGGACCAGTACATGCTCAGCTACCCTTGTCATCTTTCAATCTTTGTTGGAGCTACCTTCTTATGTATTAATATATTTATAAAATGGTTGTTTGTCAGGCCCAGCTATTGATATACTTCATGCTCAAGTACGCAATGGAAATACTACTCTCGGAATCGAGCGTTGTCACCACATACTATTTTAGCTGGACTACTAGTGTTGTGGCTATCTTCCTAGCGATTCTTGGATTAACGGTTCTTCCAGTAAATGCCATTGTTGGAAGCTACATTACAAATTTGTTTGAGGATAGGTAAGCTTTGTACTCTTAAAAAACACAGGAAACTTTTATCTTCTCTGGGCACTGTTTTTCTCTTAAACTAAGAAATGCTCTGCAGATATATTTGTCAATTGTTTTAGAAATTAAAACATACTCTAAAGCATAATGAACAGCTGCTAATGTGGCCGTTCTCATTTGCAGGCAAATTTTGTTGGCATCTGAAGTCATGGTTCTCATCGGTATAATCATGAGCTTTCGTTTCACACCTCATTACTCCATTCCTCAATATGTCATTTCAGCTCTCATCACATTTGTATTTGCTGAGGTGCTTGAAGgtatgtatgtttatatacatTGGAGATTACAAGACGGCAAAACCTAAATCAATCATACACTGCTGATTTCTCAGTCACGCAACTTCTAATGTTGAGCCATGCAGGAGTGAATCTGTCCTTGCTCTCACGAGTAATGTCATCGAGGCTTTCCCGAGGGACCTACAATGGTGGACTCCTTTCGACAGAGGCTGGGACGTTGGCCCGTGTAGTTGCAGATGCCACGATTACTGCAGCTGGTTATCTTGGCACGGACCTCCTTCTCAATATCACTCTTGTCCCATCTCTTGTGATCTGCATAGTCTCCATCGCAGCCACACTCTACACTT
Protein-coding sequences here:
- the LOC8057610 gene encoding SPX domain-containing membrane protein OsI_17046; translation: MVNFGKKLMADQVEEWKGYYINYKLMKKMLKQYVQQTQHGGKDREQVLKDFSRILDDQIERIVLFLLQQQGHLASRIEELGEKRIVLLEEYDISQVYQLHDAYREVGLDLIKLLRFVDVNATGIRKILKKFDKRFGYKFTDYYVTTRANHPYSQLQQVFKQVGIVAVVGALSRNLEYLQHHEGSFVSIYDRPAVTLKDPIIDQVNNAVQKLTHATNFMQFLGQHSLIVQEDAQSGSEDLVDDQSYHFMSLMLNLVNTFLYMVNTYIIVPTADDYAVSLGAAATVCGVIIGSMAVAQVFSSVYFSAWSNKSYFKPLVFSSIMLFLGNLLYALAYDLNSLIVLLIGRLLCGLGSARAVNRRYISDCVPLKMRLQASAGFVSASALGMACGPALAGFLQIKFKIYSLTFNQSTLPGWVMCIAWFIYLLWLWLTFKEPEHFTKTLVSEQPSESGCQGNSNLEEGLAQPLLVGIEQRQEENSEDNDDTELASESSHEPATSIASAYRLLTPSVKAQLLIYFMLKYAMEILLSESSVVTTYYFSWTTSVVAIFLAILGLTVLPVNAIVGSYITNLFEDRQILLASEVMVLIGIIMSFRFTPHYSIPQYVISALITFVFAEVLEGVNLSLLSRVMSSRLSRGTYNGGLLSTEAGTLARVVADATITAAGYLGTDLLLNITLVPSLVICIVSIAATLYTYNNLY